The proteins below come from a single Caenibius sp. WL genomic window:
- the purU gene encoding formyltetrahydrofolate deformylase: MAQAYVMTLSCKDRVGLVAAVTTRLAEIGGNIREAQQFNARDTGMFFMRIVFDCPGRPLDDIAQEFAPVTERYGMEWTLRDTTTPRKVLLMVSKFDHCLADLLYRNRIGEMPMDIVGIVSNHPREALNVPLVRDIPFHHLPITKDTKAEQEARIRAIVEETGAELVVLARYMQILSDEMAGYLTGRCINIHHSFLPGFKGAKPYHQAHARGVKMIGATAHYVTADLDEGPIIHQDVEAISHADTPEDLVRKGRDIERRVLAAAVLYHLEDRVLMDGHKTIVFKT; this comes from the coding sequence ATGGCACAAGCCTATGTGATGACTTTGTCGTGCAAGGACCGGGTGGGCCTGGTTGCCGCAGTCACCACGCGGCTGGCCGAAATCGGCGGGAATATTCGCGAAGCACAGCAGTTCAACGCGCGCGACACCGGCATGTTCTTCATGCGGATCGTGTTCGATTGCCCGGGGCGCCCGCTGGACGATATCGCGCAGGAATTCGCGCCGGTGACAGAACGGTACGGCATGGAATGGACGCTGCGCGACACCACCACCCCGCGCAAAGTGCTGTTGATGGTCAGCAAGTTCGATCACTGTCTGGCCGACCTGCTCTATCGCAACCGGATCGGTGAAATGCCGATGGATATCGTGGGCATCGTCTCCAACCATCCGCGCGAAGCGCTCAACGTGCCGCTGGTGCGGGATATTCCCTTCCATCACCTGCCGATCACCAAGGACACCAAAGCCGAACAGGAAGCCCGGATCAGGGCCATCGTGGAGGAAACCGGCGCCGAACTGGTGGTGCTGGCCCGATATATGCAGATTCTTTCCGATGAAATGGCCGGCTATCTCACCGGGCGCTGCATCAATATCCACCACAGTTTCCTTCCCGGCTTCAAAGGCGCGAAACCCTATCATCAGGCGCATGCGCGCGGGGTGAAAATGATCGGGGCGACCGCGCACTACGTTACCGCCGATCTCGATGAAGGACCGATTATCCATCAGGACGTGGAAGCGATCAGCCATGCCGACACACCCGAAGATCTGGTCCGCAAGGGCCGCGATATCGAGCGCCGGGTGCTGGCCGCTGCCGTGCTTTATCACCTCGAAGATCGGGTCCTGATGGACGGGCACAAGACCATCGTCTTCAAGACCTGA
- a CDS encoding dienelactone hydrolase family protein, with protein MCDQHTHDNLDAMLARRGLTRRQFAAMGATTALVACAPAGKAAASDLDERDVAITTADGTADGFFVAPAKGPSPGVIMWPDVAGLRDAYKVMARRLAGAGYAVLVPNPYYRSAKAPILNSLSEWFEPEKQARLKPMMALVDGAATARDATAFATWLDQQSETDSKRGIGVCGYCMGGSHAVRSAAAVPERIKAACSFHGAQLVTGKPDSPNLLMAGTKAHFLFAIGRDDDAKMPEEKAVLRAAAATDRPVEAEVYPADHGWCTLDAPSYDKPQAEKAWGRMLATFEAAL; from the coding sequence ATGTGCGATCAACATACCCATGACAATCTCGATGCCATGCTCGCCCGGCGCGGGCTGACGCGGCGGCAGTTCGCCGCCATGGGGGCCACCACCGCACTGGTAGCCTGCGCCCCTGCCGGAAAGGCCGCCGCCAGCGATCTCGACGAACGCGATGTCGCGATCACCACGGCGGACGGCACCGCCGACGGATTCTTTGTCGCACCCGCCAAGGGCCCATCACCCGGCGTCATCATGTGGCCTGACGTCGCCGGACTGCGCGATGCGTACAAAGTCATGGCCCGGCGGCTGGCCGGGGCCGGCTATGCCGTTCTCGTTCCCAACCCTTATTATCGCAGCGCCAAGGCACCGATCCTCAACAGCCTGTCCGAATGGTTCGAACCGGAAAAGCAGGCCCGGCTCAAGCCGATGATGGCGCTGGTCGACGGCGCAGCGACTGCCCGCGACGCCACGGCATTCGCCACCTGGCTGGATCAGCAGAGTGAAACGGACAGCAAGCGCGGCATAGGAGTGTGCGGCTATTGCATGGGCGGATCGCACGCCGTGCGCAGCGCCGCGGCAGTGCCGGAACGGATCAAGGCCGCCTGTTCCTTCCACGGCGCGCAACTCGTCACCGGCAAACCGGACAGCCCCAATCTGCTGATGGCCGGTACGAAGGCCCATTTCCTTTTTGCCATCGGCCGGGATGACGATGCCAAGATGCCTGAGGAAAAGGCAGTATTGCGTGCCGCCGCTGCCACAGACAGGCCGGTGGAAGCCGAAGTCTATCCGGCGGACCATGGATGGTGCACGCTGGACGCACCCAGTTATGACAAGCCGCAGGCCGAAAAGGCGTGGGGCCGGATGCTGGCGACGTTCGAAGCGGCGCTCTGA
- a CDS encoding molybdopterin-binding protein — translation MKETQRIWTAAAVIIGDEILSGRTHDKNIAQIATWLQVQGIRLTEVRVVADDMTAIAEAVNALRVKHDYLFTTGGIGPTHDDITVDAIAAALGIEVVIHPEARAMLEDYYTTRGGLNEGRLRMARAPAGADLIPNHYSGAPGIKLGNIYMMAGVPHITAGMLDGLTGTLEGGAPLLSEVIGSWVPESEVAVLLRDVEQAHEGCQIGSYPFFREGKSGANFVIRSTDPDALKSCVDTLCEGLGELGWDFTPGGI, via the coding sequence ATGAAAGAGACCCAGCGTATCTGGACGGCAGCGGCCGTCATCATCGGTGACGAAATTCTTTCGGGCCGCACGCATGACAAGAACATCGCCCAGATCGCCACCTGGCTGCAGGTGCAGGGCATCCGGCTGACCGAAGTGCGCGTGGTGGCGGACGATATGACCGCAATCGCCGAAGCGGTGAACGCGCTGCGGGTGAAGCACGATTATCTTTTCACCACCGGCGGTATCGGCCCTACGCACGATGACATAACCGTGGACGCCATTGCCGCGGCACTGGGCATCGAAGTGGTGATCCACCCCGAAGCCCGCGCCATGCTGGAAGACTATTACACCACGCGCGGCGGGCTGAATGAGGGCCGCCTGCGCATGGCCCGCGCGCCGGCAGGAGCCGATCTCATCCCCAATCACTATTCGGGCGCGCCGGGGATCAAGCTCGGCAATATCTACATGATGGCGGGTGTACCCCATATCACGGCGGGCATGCTCGACGGCCTCACCGGCACGCTGGAAGGCGGCGCACCGCTGCTGTCCGAAGTGATCGGATCGTGGGTGCCCGAAAGCGAAGTGGCCGTGCTGCTGCGTGACGTGGAACAAGCCCACGAAGGATGCCAGATCGGCAGCTATCCCTTCTTCCGCGAAGGGAAAAGCGGGGCAAATTTCGTGATCCGTTCGACCGATCCGGATGCGCTGAAAAGCTGCGTCGACACGCTGTGCGAAGGATTGGGCGAGCTGGGCTGGGATTTCACCCCCGGCGGGATCTGA
- the argF gene encoding ornithine carbamoyltransferase, which translates to MARHFLDLNDAGGDALAAMINDAIDRKAARAGRPKGAADDDAPLAGRVLAMIFEKNSTRTRVSFDMAMRQLGGSAIVMESGSMQLGRGESIADTARVLSRMADAIMIRTDDHAKIEEMARHATVPVINGLTDRSHPCQIVADLLTIVERRKPLPGLEVAWLGDGNNVLHSILEAAGLMKFNVRVGTPAGYEPDPEFIAFARENGAQVTLTNDPATAADGADVVVTDTWVSMGQDHADQKIAAMMPFQVNDALMTRAKPDAIFLHCLPAHIGEEVTESVFESPASVVFDEAENRIHGQKSVLLWCFEAI; encoded by the coding sequence ATGGCCCGCCACTTCCTCGATCTCAACGATGCGGGCGGCGATGCGCTCGCCGCGATGATCAATGACGCCATCGACCGCAAGGCGGCGCGCGCAGGCCGCCCCAAAGGCGCGGCGGATGACGATGCGCCGCTTGCCGGGCGCGTTCTGGCGATGATCTTCGAGAAGAATTCCACCCGCACCCGGGTCAGCTTCGACATGGCCATGCGCCAGCTCGGCGGCAGCGCGATCGTGATGGAATCGGGCAGCATGCAGCTTGGCCGCGGGGAATCGATCGCCGATACCGCCCGCGTGCTTTCGCGCATGGCCGATGCGATCATGATCCGCACCGACGATCACGCCAAGATCGAGGAAATGGCCCGCCATGCCACCGTGCCGGTGATCAACGGACTGACCGACCGTTCGCATCCCTGCCAGATCGTGGCCGATCTGCTGACCATCGTCGAACGCCGCAAGCCCCTGCCCGGGCTGGAAGTCGCCTGGCTGGGCGACGGCAACAACGTGCTGCATTCCATTCTCGAAGCGGCCGGGCTGATGAAGTTCAATGTCCGCGTGGGCACGCCCGCAGGCTACGAACCCGATCCCGAATTCATCGCTTTCGCCCGTGAAAACGGGGCCCAGGTCACGCTGACCAACGATCCCGCCACCGCCGCCGATGGCGCGGATGTGGTGGTCACGGATACCTGGGTTTCGATGGGGCAGGACCACGCCGATCAGAAGATCGCAGCGATGATGCCGTTTCAGGTGAACGACGCGCTGATGACACGGGCCAAACCGGATGCCATTTTCCTGCACTGCCTGCCTGCCCATATCGGTGAGGAAGTGACCGAAAGCGTGTTCGAAAGCCCGGCATCGGTGGTGTTCGATGAAGCCGAAAACCGCATTCACGGGCAGAAATCCGTGCTTTTGTGGTGCTTCGAAGCGATCTGA
- a CDS encoding aldo/keto reductase: MTKRTLAGRPVDPVGLGCMNLCWAYGEPPTHAEAIAILHRALELGYDHLDTANIYGLGQSEKLIAEALKGKRQEYFLASKTGIVIQDEVRGVDCSPQSITASIDASLERLETDHIDLLYLHRFDPTVPVADSVGALVRAIEVGKIGAYGVSEWSAAQIREAHAVHPMSAVQTEYSLWTRNVELAVLETTRELGIAFVAFSPVGRGGLCGELDDPATLPARDMRRTMPRFMPENWPANRALIDALVALAAEAGMTAAQLALAWALSRGGHVHVIPGTRSLRHLEDNFAAGKIAVEQALLDRADALINEDTIAGHRYGDAMRQLVFTEEYA, encoded by the coding sequence ATGACGAAGCGCACACTCGCTGGGAGGCCGGTCGATCCGGTCGGGCTGGGCTGCATGAACCTGTGCTGGGCCTATGGCGAACCGCCCACGCATGCCGAAGCCATTGCCATTCTCCATCGGGCGCTGGAACTGGGGTACGATCATCTCGATACCGCCAATATCTACGGTCTCGGGCAAAGCGAAAAGCTGATTGCAGAAGCGCTGAAAGGAAAACGGCAGGAGTATTTCCTCGCGTCGAAAACCGGGATCGTGATTCAGGACGAGGTGCGCGGTGTCGATTGCAGCCCGCAATCGATCACGGCCTCGATCGATGCCAGCCTCGAACGGCTTGAAACCGATCATATCGATCTGCTCTATCTGCACCGCTTCGATCCGACCGTGCCCGTGGCGGATTCGGTCGGCGCGCTGGTGCGGGCGATCGAAGTGGGCAAGATCGGTGCCTATGGCGTATCGGAATGGAGCGCGGCGCAAATCCGGGAGGCGCATGCCGTGCATCCCATGTCTGCCGTCCAGACCGAATATTCGCTGTGGACGCGCAACGTCGAACTGGCAGTGCTGGAGACGACGCGTGAACTGGGCATCGCTTTCGTTGCGTTCTCGCCAGTGGGCAGAGGCGGATTGTGTGGCGAGTTGGACGATCCGGCCACTTTGCCGGCGCGCGACATGCGCCGCACAATGCCGCGCTTCATGCCGGAAAACTGGCCTGCGAACCGCGCCTTGATCGATGCCCTGGTCGCTCTGGCGGCGGAGGCGGGGATGACGGCGGCACAACTGGCGCTGGCGTGGGCCCTGTCGCGTGGGGGGCATGTCCACGTCATTCCGGGCACGCGCAGTCTCCGTCATCTGGAAGACAATTTCGCCGCCGGCAAGATCGCGGTGGAACAGGCGCTGCTCGATCGCGCGGATGCGCTGATCAACGAAGACACGATTGCCGGACATCGCTATGGCGATGCCATGCGGCAACTGGTCTTTACCGAAGAATACGCCTGA
- a CDS encoding Hsp33 family molecular chaperone HslO, which yields MTDTHETYADRLLTFTLPQRHVRGRMVRLDSVLSTILSAHDYPTPIRDLLAEALVLAALSGGLLKDDGSQVTIQAQTDSGIVELLACDYRGGELRGYVQFDPERVAQLGADVSLETLFGKGFLAVTFDLATNDQRYQGIVPLEGNSITAAFENYFGQSEQVPTLIRVSVDTSTDQPVASGILLQHLADGEEGRERLHVRMDHPEWEHVAIIGDTIRPEELIDGTLSLEALLWRLFHEEEEIRVTPGPYLSRGCRCTTVHFENVLARFPSEERAAMRNDDGIIMVDCAFCSRLFPIQD from the coding sequence ATGACGGATACACACGAAACCTACGCCGACCGATTGCTGACTTTCACACTGCCCCAGCGCCACGTCCGCGGCCGCATGGTGCGGTTGGACAGCGTGTTGAGCACGATCCTGTCGGCGCACGACTATCCCACGCCGATCCGCGATCTTCTGGCCGAGGCGCTGGTGCTTGCCGCGTTGAGCGGCGGTCTGCTTAAGGACGACGGCAGCCAGGTCACGATCCAGGCGCAGACCGACAGCGGTATCGTCGAACTGCTGGCCTGCGATTATCGCGGGGGCGAATTGCGCGGCTATGTCCAGTTCGATCCGGAACGGGTCGCGCAACTGGGTGCCGACGTTTCACTGGAAACGCTGTTCGGCAAAGGCTTCCTCGCGGTGACATTCGATCTCGCCACCAACGATCAGCGCTATCAGGGGATCGTCCCGCTCGAAGGCAATTCGATCACCGCGGCATTCGAAAACTATTTCGGCCAGTCCGAACAGGTGCCGACTCTGATTCGCGTCAGTGTCGATACCTCCACTGATCAGCCGGTGGCCTCGGGCATTCTTCTCCAGCACCTTGCCGATGGCGAGGAAGGGCGGGAACGGCTGCATGTGCGCATGGACCACCCCGAATGGGAGCATGTGGCCATTATCGGCGACACCATCCGCCCGGAAGAACTCATCGACGGCACCCTGTCGCTGGAAGCTCTGCTCTGGCGGCTGTTTCACGAAGAAGAGGAAATCCGCGTCACGCCGGGCCCATACCTCAGCCGGGGTTGCCGCTGCACCACGGTGCATTTCGAGAACGTGCTGGCGCGGTTCCCTTCGGAAGAGCGGGCCGCAATGCGCAACGACGACGGGATCATTATGGTCGATTGCGCGTTTTGTTCGCGCCTCTTCCCTATTCAGGATTAA
- a CDS encoding superoxide dismutase family protein → MIRKALMLTIPMALAACASVGDDAQADRLASAKLVFANGQAAGTAELTGAGNKMSLVIALAGVTPGPHGIHLHAVGRCEAPAFTTAGGHLNPGSKQHGTDNPMGSHLGDLPNIEIAADGTGSLTVALDGAREQILSDVFDADGTAIVLHAGPDDYKTDPAGNSGGRIACGVLQRG, encoded by the coding sequence ATGATCCGCAAAGCGCTCATGTTGACCATACCGATGGCGCTGGCGGCCTGTGCATCGGTGGGAGATGATGCCCAGGCCGACAGGCTGGCATCCGCGAAGCTGGTGTTTGCCAATGGACAGGCGGCTGGCACTGCGGAACTGACTGGCGCGGGCAATAAAATGTCGCTTGTCATCGCGCTGGCCGGGGTGACGCCGGGGCCGCACGGAATCCATTTGCATGCGGTCGGACGTTGTGAGGCGCCGGCATTCACGACGGCCGGCGGCCACCTCAATCCGGGTAGCAAGCAGCATGGCACGGACAATCCGATGGGGAGCCATCTGGGCGATCTGCCGAACATCGAGATTGCTGCCGATGGAACGGGATCGCTGACGGTGGCGCTGGACGGCGCGCGTGAACAAATCCTGTCCGACGTGTTCGATGCCGATGGCACGGCCATCGTACTCCATGCCGGTCCGGACGACTACAAGACCGATCCGGCGGGCAACAGCGGCGGGCGCATCGCGTGCGGTGTCTTGCAGCGCGGCTGA
- a CDS encoding aspartate aminotransferase family protein has protein sequence MAIEPLMPVYPRCDVRPVRGEHCHLISEDGRRFLDFAAGIAVNILGHSHPGLIGAIQQQAATLMHVSNLYGSPQGEQLARRLVDLTFADTVFFTNSGAEAVECAIKTARAYHQHVGNDHKYELITFNNAFHGRTLGTISASNQDKMHKGFLPLLPGFKYVEFDDLEAAKAAIGPNTAGFLLEPIQGEGGIRVASDAFMHGLRALADEHDLMLVLDEVQTGVARTGAFYAYEHYGIQPDILATAKGLGGGFPLGACLATEKAARGMVFGTHGSTYGGNPLAMAAGNAVLDAVANEDFITEVQEKGERIRGRLEQFIGNYPDLFELVRGKGLMLGLKMKVETRPFVTHLRDNHGLLTVSAGDNTLRLVPPLVIGDAEIDEFFERLSAGASSYTVPETV, from the coding sequence ATGGCGATCGAACCGCTGATGCCTGTCTACCCCCGGTGCGATGTGCGGCCGGTGCGTGGCGAACATTGCCACCTGATCAGCGAAGATGGCCGCCGATTCCTCGATTTCGCGGCCGGGATCGCCGTCAACATCCTCGGTCATTCCCATCCGGGCCTGATCGGCGCGATCCAGCAGCAGGCGGCCACGCTGATGCATGTGTCGAACCTGTACGGCAGCCCGCAGGGCGAACAGCTCGCCCGGCGGCTGGTCGATCTCACTTTCGCCGATACGGTGTTCTTCACCAATTCGGGCGCCGAAGCGGTCGAATGCGCGATCAAGACGGCGCGCGCCTATCACCAGCATGTGGGCAACGATCACAAGTATGAACTGATCACGTTCAACAACGCTTTCCACGGGCGGACACTGGGCACGATCAGCGCATCGAACCAGGACAAGATGCACAAGGGCTTTCTGCCCCTCCTGCCCGGCTTCAAATACGTCGAATTCGACGATCTGGAAGCGGCCAAGGCCGCCATCGGACCGAACACCGCCGGATTCCTGCTCGAACCGATTCAGGGCGAAGGCGGTATTCGCGTCGCTTCGGACGCATTCATGCACGGGTTGCGCGCTCTGGCCGACGAACATGATCTGATGCTCGTTCTCGACGAAGTGCAGACGGGCGTTGCCCGCACCGGCGCGTTCTATGCCTACGAACATTACGGCATCCAGCCCGATATCCTCGCCACCGCCAAAGGTCTCGGCGGCGGCTTCCCGCTCGGTGCCTGCCTGGCCACCGAAAAGGCGGCGCGCGGCATGGTCTTCGGCACCCACGGTTCGACTTATGGCGGCAACCCGCTGGCCATGGCGGCGGGCAACGCCGTGCTCGATGCCGTCGCCAACGAGGATTTCATCACCGAGGTGCAAGAAAAGGGCGAACGGATCAGGGGCCGGCTCGAACAGTTCATCGGCAACTATCCGGATCTGTTTGAACTGGTGCGGGGCAAGGGCCTGATGCTGGGCCTGAAAATGAAAGTCGAAACCCGCCCCTTCGTCACCCATCTGCGTGACAATCACGGGCTGCTGACCGTTTCGGCGGGCGACAACACACTTCGCCTGGTGCCGCCGCTGGTGATCGGCGACGCAGAAATCGACGAGTTCTTCGAACGCCTCTCCGCAGGCGCATCCAGCTATACCGTGCCGGAGACTGTCTGA
- a CDS encoding cold-shock protein, translated as MGFDRGRRGRGRDKRDGFGEEGFDPFMGGDRFGGGDRFGGGGDRFGGGGGPRGGGDRFGGGGDRFGGGGDRFGGGGPRGGGAPRGMPAQVVGTGRGAVKFFNANKGFGFIQREDGGEDVFVHISAVERAGLEGLAEGQTLEFNLVDRGGKISAADLQVVGDVIPVQQRAETPQRQLTGERATGTVKFFNAMKGFGFITRDDGQPDAFVHISAVERSGMRELNEGDRLEFDLEVDRRGKHSAVNLVLLNS; from the coding sequence ATGGGTTTTGATAGAGGGCGTCGCGGTCGGGGACGCGACAAGCGTGACGGTTTTGGTGAAGAAGGCTTCGACCCCTTCATGGGCGGTGATCGCTTCGGTGGCGGCGACCGCTTCGGCGGTGGAGGTGACCGTTTCGGCGGCGGTGGCGGCCCTCGTGGCGGCGGCGATCGCTTCGGCGGTGGCGGTGACCGTTTCGGCGGCGGTGGCGACCGTTTCGGCGGCGGCGGCCCTCGTGGCGGTGGCGCCCCGCGCGGCATGCCCGCCCAGGTGGTCGGCACGGGCCGCGGTGCTGTAAAGTTCTTCAACGCCAACAAAGGCTTCGGCTTCATCCAGCGTGAAGACGGCGGAGAAGACGTGTTCGTGCACATCAGCGCCGTGGAACGCGCCGGGCTGGAAGGCCTGGCAGAAGGCCAGACGCTCGAATTCAACCTCGTCGATCGCGGCGGGAAGATTTCGGCCGCCGATCTTCAGGTCGTCGGCGATGTCATCCCCGTGCAGCAGCGCGCCGAAACGCCGCAGCGCCAGCTGACCGGCGAACGCGCAACGGGAACGGTCAAGTTCTTCAATGCGATGAAGGGCTTCGGTTTCATCACGCGCGATGACGGGCAGCCCGATGCCTTCGTTCACATCAGTGCGGTGGAACGGTCCGGCATGCGTGAACTCAACGAAGGGGATCGGCTCGAATTCGATCTCGAAGTTGATCGACGCGGCAAGCATTCGGCCGTGAACCTCGTTCTGCTGAACAGCTAA
- the queC gene encoding 7-cyano-7-deazaguanine synthase QueC has translation MIKTDTTSKSAVVLLSGGLDSMVSAALAQEQGYSVNALTIDYNQRHRRELDAARDVAHMLGVTRHVILPLDLSLFGGSALTDRAIDVPKGESGAAIPVTYVPARNLVFLSLTLAWAETLDAHDIFIGVNSLDYSGYPDCRPEFIASFTETARLATKAGAEGSPFTIHTPLQYLGKAEIAQEAARLGLDPGRSWSCYDPQSDGRACGVCDSCRLRRDGFAQAGLEDPTPYAA, from the coding sequence ATGATCAAAACCGATACCACTTCGAAATCGGCGGTTGTGCTGCTGTCCGGCGGGCTGGACTCGATGGTGTCCGCCGCGCTGGCACAGGAACAGGGCTACAGCGTCAACGCCCTGACCATCGACTACAATCAACGCCATCGCCGCGAACTGGACGCGGCGCGGGATGTCGCGCACATGCTGGGCGTCACGCGCCATGTCATCCTGCCGCTCGATCTCAGCCTGTTCGGCGGATCGGCGCTGACCGACCGTGCGATCGACGTGCCCAAGGGTGAATCGGGGGCGGCAATTCCGGTCACATATGTCCCGGCTCGCAATCTCGTTTTCCTGTCACTGACGCTCGCCTGGGCAGAAACACTCGATGCCCATGACATTTTCATCGGGGTCAATTCGCTGGACTATTCCGGCTATCCCGATTGCCGCCCGGAATTTATCGCCAGTTTCACGGAAACCGCCCGCCTCGCCACCAAGGCCGGGGCGGAAGGCTCCCCCTTCACCATTCACACGCCGTTGCAGTACCTCGGCAAGGCGGAAATCGCCCAGGAAGCCGCACGGCTCGGCCTCGATCCCGGCCGAAGCTGGTCATGCTACGATCCGCAATCTGACGGTAGGGCCTGCGGCGTGTGTGACAGTTGCCGCCTGCGCCGCGATGGTTTCGCCCAGGCAGGGCTGGAAGACCCCACCCCTTACGCGGCCTGA
- a CDS encoding DUF3617 family protein has translation MQKSAKIRGGLLSLAGVSMLCGPATPVIAQGKALEALSSLAPGSWEIRNRSDNTRHRICVRDGREFIQLRHRHPGCRRFVIEDTDNRVIVQYTCQGHGYGRTQIRKETAQIAQIESQGVVDGQPFQFSAEARRIGAC, from the coding sequence ATGCAGAAATCTGCGAAAATCCGTGGGGGTTTGCTGTCGCTGGCAGGCGTATCGATGCTTTGCGGCCCCGCAACCCCCGTTATCGCCCAGGGCAAGGCGCTGGAAGCATTAAGCAGTCTAGCCCCGGGAAGTTGGGAAATCCGCAATCGGTCCGACAACACCCGGCATCGCATTTGCGTGCGTGACGGGCGCGAATTCATCCAGTTGCGCCATCGGCATCCGGGCTGCCGCCGCTTCGTGATCGAAGACACGGACAATCGCGTGATCGTGCAGTACACCTGCCAGGGGCATGGTTATGGGCGGACTCAGATCCGCAAGGAAACCGCGCAGATCGCCCAGATCGAAAGCCAGGGCGTGGTCGATGGGCAACCGTTCCAGTTTTCCGCCGAGGCGCGCCGGATCGGTGCGTGCTGA
- a CDS encoding NAD(P)/FAD-dependent oxidoreductase: MPEAHPAAQPDLDVLIVGAGISGISMAAHLHMRCPGLRYALVERRERLGGTWDLFRYPGVRSDSDMYTLGFGFEPWTDADAIADGDSILAYLDRVVGKYGIAPHMRLATRVLAADFSTAQGLWHVTTEDRDGPRELTARFLYLASGYYDYDSPHDPPFPGRENFAGQIVHPQFWPEDCDYTGKQVVVIGSGATAVTLVPAMAQRAAHVTMLQRTPTWMSAQPRRDRMARIAQALLPASLAHRLIRARNVRFQDWVFRTARKSPARIAAFLTRATRKALGHRYTETDWQPPYGPWEQRLCLVPDGDLFAAIRSGRADVVTDRIARFDASGIMLESGRHLDADIIVTATGLRLAMAGQIKVTLDGVRVNWRKHFYYRSCMFSNVPNLAVAFGYLNAGWTLRADLTAAYVCDVLNAMQGKGAAIVRPDLPANHGLEEDNVYQFSSGYIQRALPLMPKSATALPWRLNQDYLEDLRDYRRRPVDDGVLRFETVVADRQKIA; the protein is encoded by the coding sequence ATGCCCGAGGCCCATCCCGCAGCCCAACCCGATCTCGACGTCCTGATCGTCGGCGCCGGTATCTCCGGCATCTCGATGGCGGCGCATCTTCACATGCGCTGCCCGGGCCTGCGTTATGCGCTTGTCGAACGGCGCGAACGGCTGGGCGGAACATGGGACCTGTTCCGCTACCCCGGCGTGCGTTCGGATAGCGACATGTACACGCTCGGCTTCGGCTTCGAACCGTGGACCGATGCCGATGCCATCGCGGATGGCGACAGCATTCTGGCCTATCTCGATCGCGTGGTCGGCAAATATGGCATCGCTCCGCACATGCGGCTGGCCACGCGCGTTCTGGCCGCCGATTTCAGCACAGCGCAGGGCCTGTGGCACGTCACGACAGAAGATCGCGATGGCCCGCGCGAGCTGACGGCGCGCTTCCTCTATCTCGCTTCGGGCTACTACGATTACGACAGCCCGCACGATCCCCCCTTCCCCGGGCGCGAAAATTTCGCCGGGCAGATCGTGCATCCGCAATTCTGGCCCGAGGATTGCGATTATACCGGCAAGCAGGTGGTGGTGATCGGCTCGGGCGCGACCGCCGTCACGCTCGTGCCCGCGATGGCGCAGCGTGCCGCGCATGTCACCATGCTCCAGCGCACGCCCACATGGATGAGCGCGCAACCCCGGCGGGACCGCATGGCGCGGATCGCTCAGGCGCTGCTCCCTGCGTCTCTTGCCCACCGGCTGATCCGCGCCAGGAATGTTCGCTTTCAGGACTGGGTGTTCAGGACCGCGCGCAAATCCCCCGCCCGCATCGCCGCCTTCCTGACGCGGGCCACGCGCAAGGCGCTGGGCCACCGCTATACCGAAACCGATTGGCAACCGCCCTATGGCCCGTGGGAACAGCGCCTGTGCCTGGTTCCCGATGGCGACCTGTTCGCCGCCATTCGTTCGGGTCGGGCCGATGTGGTGACCGATCGCATAGCCCGGTTCGACGCAAGCGGGATTATGCTGGAATCGGGCCGCCACCTCGATGCGGATATCATCGTCACCGCCACCGGCCTGCGGCTTGCCATGGCCGGGCAGATCAAGGTCACGCTGGACGGCGTGCGGGTAAACTGGCGCAAGCATTTCTACTATCGCTCGTGCATGTTCTCCAATGTGCCCAATCTGGCGGTTGCTTTCGGCTACCTCAATGCGGGCTGGACGTTGCGCGCCGATCTGACGGCCGCCTATGTCTGCGATGTGCTGAATGCGATGCAGGGCAAGGGGGCGGCCATCGTGCGCCCCGACCTGCCCGCCAATCATGGGCTGGAGGAGGATAACGTCTACCAGTTCTCCTCCGGCTATATTCAGCGCGCGCTGCCGCTGATGCCGAAAAGCGCCACGGCGCTGCCATGGCGGCTCAATCAGGATTACCTGGAGGACCTGCGCGATTATCGCCGCCGCCCGGTGGACGATGGCGTGCTACGGTTCGAAACCGTGGTGGCGGATAGGCAGAAAATCGCCTAA